A part of Astyanax mexicanus isolate ESR-SI-001 chromosome 2, AstMex3_surface, whole genome shotgun sequence genomic DNA contains:
- the LOC125798968 gene encoding uncharacterized protein LOC125798968 translates to MYSYTVFTVLHSLYCRTEILPTRGGRGRLLSPEQETEIMNMVLENNAITLRQIQRKIIENNEIFQNIDRVSLSTLDRVLHRNKLRMKQVYRVPFERNSERVKELRYNYVQRVLELEVDAVEHQFIFIDEVGFNLTKRQRRGRNIIGQRAIVEVPGQRGGNITMCAAMTHHGIIHHHATLGPYNTAHLITFLDTLHNTLIPPDQIDGPEQLRYVVIWDNVSFHRAALVHNWFTDHPRFSVVYLPPYSPFLNPIEEFFSAWRWKVYDLNSETRIPLFQAMEDACGDIAVDAFHGWIRHARRYFPRCLARENIACDVDEVLWPDRNRREDAA, encoded by the exons ATGTATTcctacacagtatttacagtattgcaCTCTTTGTATTGCAGAACTGAAATATTACCAACAAGAGGTGGACGGGGCCGTCTTCTGTCTCCTGAACAGGAAACAGAGATCATGAACATGGTTCTTGAAAATAACGCCATTACCTTAcggcaaatacaaagaaaaataatagaaaacaatgagatatttcaaaatattgataGGGTAAGTTTATCAACGCTGGACCGTGTCTTGCACAGAAATAAACTGAGGATGAAGCAGGTCTACAGGGTGCCATTTGAGCGCAATTCAGAAAGAGTCAAAGAATTGCGATATAACTATGTGCAA AGAGTCCTTGAGCTGGAGGTGGATGCAGTGGAGCACCAGTTCATCTTCATTGATGAGGTTGGATTCAACCTCACAAAAAGACAAAGGAGGGGAAGGAATATAATCGGCCAGCGTGCCATTGTTGAAGTCCCTGGCCAGCGCGGAGGGAACATCACAATGTGTGCAGCGATGACCCACCATGGCATCATCCATCACCATGCTACCCTTGGCCCCTACAACACTGCCCATCTGATCACATTCCTGGACACCctacacaacacactcattccACCAGATCAGATAGACGGCCCAGAGCAGCTCAGGTACGTTGTCATTTGGGACAACGTAAGCTTCCACCGGGCTGCTCTGGTTCATAACTGGTTCACTGACCACCCACGCTTTTCAGTTGTTTATCTCCCTCCATATTCTCCATTCCTCAATCCTATTGAGGAATTTTTTTCTGCCTGGAGATGGAAAGTGTACGACCTAAATTCAGAAACGCGTATACCCCTTTTCCAAGCTATGGAAGACGCATGTGGAGATATAGCAGTTGATGCTTTTCATGGCTGGATTCGCCATGCTAGGCGATATTTCCCCCGCTGCTTGGCCAGGGAAAACATTGcttgtgatgtagatgaggtgctgtggccagaccgaaacagaagagaggatgcagcatag